A DNA window from Drosophila sechellia strain sech25 chromosome X, ASM438219v1, whole genome shotgun sequence contains the following coding sequences:
- the LOC6617660 gene encoding segment polarity protein dishevelled gives MDADRGGGQETKVIYHIDDETTPYLVKIPIPSAQVTLRDFKLVLNKQNNNYKYFFKSMDADFGVVKEEIADDSTILPCFNGRVVSWLVSADGTNQSDNCSELPTSECELGMGLTNRKLQQQQQQHQQQQQQQQQQHQQQVQQQQQQVQPVQLAQQQQQQVLHHQKMMGNPLLQPPPLTYQSASVLSSDLDSTSLFGTESELTLDRDMTDYSSVQRLQVRKKPQRRKKRAPSMSRTSSYSSITDSTMSLNIITVSINMEAVNFLGISIVGQSNRGGDGGIYVGSIMKGGAVALDGRIEPGDMILQVNDVNFENMTNDEAVRVLREVVQKPGPIKLVVAKCWDPNPKGYFTIPRTEPVRPIDPGAWVAHTQALTSHDSIIADIAEPIKERLDQNNLEEIVKAMTKPDSGLEIRDRMWLKITIPNAFIGADAVNWVLENVEDVQDRREARRIVSAMLRSNYIKHTVNKLTFSEQCYYVVNEERNPNLLGRGHLHPHQLPHGHGGHALSHADTESITSDIGPLPNPPIYMPYSATYNPSHGYQPIQYGIAERHISSGSSSSDVLTSKDISASQSDITSVIHQANQLTIAAHGSNKSSGSSNRGGGGGGGGGGNNTNDQDVSVFNYVL, from the coding sequence ATGGACGCGGACAGGGGCGGTGGGCAGGAGACGAAGGTGATATACCACATCGACGATGAGACGACGCCGTATCTGGTGAAGATCCCCATTCCATCCGCCCAGGTGACGCTGCGCGATTTCAAGCTGGTGCTGAACAAGCAGAACAACAACTACAAGTACTTCTTCAAGTCAATGGACGCCGATTTCGGTGTGGTCAAAGAGGAGATAGCCGACGACTCCACCATACTGCCCTGCTTCAATGGGCGAGTGGTGTCCTGGCTGGTCTCCGCCGACGGTACCAATCAGTCTGATAACTGCTCCGAGCTGCCAACCAGTGAGTGCGAACTGGGCATGGGTCTGACCAACAGGAAgctacagcagcaacagcagcagcatcagcagcaacagcagcaacaacagcaacagcaccagcagcaggtccaacagcagcagcagcaggtgcagCCTGTCCAGctggcgcagcagcaacagcagcaggtgcTCCATCACCAGAAGATGATGGGCAATCCGCTGCTGCAGCCGCCACCGCTCACATATCAATCGGCATCCGTGCTCTCCAGCGATCTGGACTCGACCAGTCTCTTTGGCACCGAATCCGAATTGACGCTGGACCGCGACATGACCGACTATAGCAGCGTGCAGCGATTGCAGGTGCGCAAGAAGCCGCAGAGGCGCAAAAAACGGGCGCCCAGCATGTCGCGCACCTCCTCGTACAGCTCCATAACCGACTCGACCATGTCCCTAAATATCATTACCGTCTCCATCAACATGGAGGCGGTCAACTTTCTGGGCATATCCATTGTCGGCCAATCGAATCGCGGCGGCGACGGCGGCATCTACGTGGGCAGCATCATGAAGGGCGGCGCAGTGGCACTCGATGGACGCATCGAGCCGGGCGACATGATCCTGCAGGTGAACGATGTCAACTTCGAGAACATGACCAACGACGAGGCGGTCCGTGTGCTGAGAGAAGTGGTCCAGAAGCCGGGACCCATCAAGCTGGTGGTGGCCAAGTGCTGGGATCCGAATCCCAAGGGCTACTTCACCATTCCGCGCACGGAGCCGGTGCGACCCATCGATCCCGGTGCCTGGGTGGCGCACACCCAGGCCCTCACATCGCACGACAGTATTATTGCCGACATTGCGGAGCCGATCAAGGAGCGACTGGACCAGAATAACCTCGAGGAGATCGTTAAGGCGATGACGAAGCCGGACAGCGGCCTGGAGATCAGGGATCGCATGTGGCTAAAGATAACGATTCCCAATGCATTTATCGGCGCCGATGCGGTCAATTGGGTGCTAGAGAATGTGGAGGATGTGCAGGATAGGCGGGAGGCGCGAAGGATCGTCTCGGCGATGCTGCGCAGCAATTACATCAAGCATACGGTCAATAAGCTGACCTTCTCGGAGCAGTGCTACTACGTGGTGAACGAGGAGCGCAATCCCAATCTGCTGGGCCGAGGACATCTGCATCCGCACCAGCTGCCGCACGGGCATGGCGGCCATGCGCTTAGCCATGCGGACACCGAGAGCATCACCAGCGACATCGGGCCGCTACCGAACCCGCCCATCTACATGCCATACTCGGCCACGTACAATCCAAGTCACGGCTATCAGCCGATCCAGTACGGCATCGCCGAGCGACACATCTCGTCGGGATCGAGTAGCAGCGATGTGCTGACCAGCAAGGATATCTCGGCGTCGCAGAGCGACATCACCTCGGTGATCCATCAGGCCAATCAGCTGACCATCGCCGCCCATGGCTCCAACAAATCCTCCGGCTCCTCCAAtcgcggcggcggcggaggaggcggcggtggcggcaacAATACCAACGATCAGGACGTATCCGTATTTAATTACGTATTGTAG
- the LOC6617661 gene encoding uncharacterized protein LOC6617661 — protein MATDVEPAANTVDKFSANAEELEGYYLMLEAGNIPELQWQFPGRRAPSPEAGSGGNSKELEQATDAIEQEPQKANDFDFSDDVAPTQMRVRSQTSTPKSAKKKTANFAGVMETLKKKNAESS, from the exons ATGGCAACGGATGTGGAGCCGGCGGCGAATACGGTGGACAAGTTCTCCGCCAACGCTGAGGAGCTGGAGGGCTACTATCTGATGCTGGAGGCGGGAAATATTCCGGAATTGCAGTGGCAATTTCCGGGACGCAGGGCTCCTTCGCCGGAGGCGGGATCTGGCGGCAATAGCAAAGAACTCGAGCAGGCCACCGACGCCATTGAGCAGGA ACCGCAGAAGGCCAACGATTTTGATTTCAGCGACGATGTGGCCCCCACCCAGATGCGCGTCCGCAGCCAGACGTCCACGCCAAAGTCGGCCAAAAAGAAGACGGCCAACTTCGCCGGCGTCATGGAGACgctgaagaagaagaacgcaGAGAGCTCATAG
- the LOC6617663 gene encoding tyrosine-protein kinase hopscotch: protein MALANGGEDRMDDSSSGRTSLADSASLTNSSLRSGTSSQSIHTNDGTIRVFNFTTSEFERFHPNMLCEEICNTMCRQLGIAPIAQLLYGIREHSTSRRPSPLVRLDLTWCLPGERLNCQLVYCFRMRFRVPELDSQLELIDGRSHKFLYRQMRYDMRTEQIPEIRYPEHKDKSTGLAVMDMLIDDQEQSEDQQAMRSIEKLYKLYLPPSLWRAHSFFVGSKIREVFRNLKANSLSVERLKWHYVHQVSHLAPTYMTEQFTCTVQYLPNEEVARGSGSIGTSLAHSTSSLSSSGSSNTLSTLTTNTNSVGLGGSGKKAKRRSTSGGIDVYVRVFPHDSLEPGLKVARVTSEATLKWILVGAVEGIFMISKINDTSVRLEIVGLPKGYEMQFQTEKEMKSFISYLGIYIRLSSKWMQDLCHSYRTPSLEELSSLHCHGPIGGAYSLMKLHENGDKCGSYIVRECDREYNIYYIDINTKIMAKKTDQERCKTETFRIGRKDSQWKLSYNNGEHVLNSLHEVAHIIQADSPDRYRIPASKYDKPPLLLLLLPKNLKAKKTDLQLSEAELQRRNPQIFNPRTDLQWYPDSISLSDDGMMFTMRGDWIQQSPVKDVSVTMKMLKSDGNFMEFFRLAQTWSLIQSPQFLKLYGLTLADPYTMVMEYSRYGPLNKFLHSTPNVTLHCLLDLMHGLVRGMHYLEDNKIIHNYIRCSNLYVTKYDPNSYVLDAKISDPGYPRPFQESDSPWIPVKYYRNLQAAKTDQFAQLWAFATTIYEIFSRCKEDLSTLRQEQLLRQKNLDGNILKMLDQDICPAPIFETIMDGWSDDETKRFSHHDIFSRLNTIRSEILPNYMPPPEIATNGTGDEAVFDRSDLAFLPFPRSNMLMVIPLTSECRVIYNMENMIGRGHYGTVYKGHLEFNDKDQPREQVAIKMLNTMQVSTDFHREIGIMRTLSHPNIVKFKYWAEKSHCIIMEYLQSGSFDIYLRFTAPNLNNPRLVSFALDIANGMKYLSDMGLIHRDLAARNILVDHNGDGDCVKISDFGLAQFANSDGYYYAKSKRDIPIRWYSPEAISTCRFSSYSDVWSYGVTLFEMFSRGEEPNLVPIQTSQEDFLNRLQSGERLNRPASCPDFIYDLMQLCWHATPRSRPSFATIVDIITKEVATKVTHPTDGHQSPTNQPADAE, encoded by the exons ATGGCCTTGGCCAACGGGGGAGAGGATAGAATGgacgacagcagcagcggacGCACTTCGCTGGCGGACAGCGCCAGCCTGACGAACTCCTCGCTGCGCAGCGGCACCTCCTCGCAGAGCATCCACACCAACGATGGCACAATCCGTGTGTTCAACTTCACCACCAGCGAGTTTGAGCGCTTCCATCCCAATATGCTGTGCGAGGAGATCTGCAATACGATGTGCCGCCAGCTGGGCATTGCTCCAATTGCCCAGCTGCTTTACGGGATACGGGAGCACTCGACATCGCGACGGCCCTCGCCGCTGGTGCGTTTGGATCTGACGTGGTGCCTGCCCGGCGAGCGACTCAACTGCCAGCTGGTCTACTGCTTTCGTATGCGGTTCCGTGTGCCCGAATTGGATAGCCAGCTGGAGCTGATCGATGGACGGAGCCACAAGTTCCTCTACCGCCAGATGCGCTACGATATGCGCACCGAGCAAATCCCGGAGATTCGCTATCCGGAGCACAAGGACAAGTCAACGGGATTAGCCGTGATGGACATGCTGATCGACGATCAGGAACAGTCGGAGGATCAGCAGGCGATGCGGTCCATCGAGAAGCTTTACAAACTGTATTTGCCACCCAGCCTGTGGCGCGCCCACAGCTTCTTTGTGGGCTCCAAGATACGCGAGGTTTTCCGCAATCTGAAGGCGAATTCGCTGAGTGTGGAGCGTTTGAAGTGGCACTATGTGCATCAGGTCTCCCACCTGGCGCCCACCTATATGACCGAACAGTTTACCTGCACCGTTCAGTATCTGCCCAACGAGGAGGTGGCCCGCGGCAGCGGATCCATCGGCACCAGTCTGGCCCACTCGACGTCGTCGCTGTCCAGTTCCGGTTCCAGCAACACTCTGTCCACGCTTACCACCAACACAAATTCCGTTGGACTCGGCGGCAGTGGCAAGAAGGCCAAACGACGTTCCACCAGCGGTGGAATCGATGTCTATGTGCGAGTCTTTCCACACGACTCCCTGGAGCCGGGACTCAAGGTGGCCAGGGTCACCTCCGAGGCCACACTCAAG TGGATCCTGGTTGGAGCCGTGGAGGGAATTTTTATGATCTCCAAAATCAACGACACCTCTGTGCGACTGGAAATCGTTGGCCTGCCCAAGGGCTACGAGATGCAGTTCCAGACCGAGAAGGAGATGAAGTCCTTCATCTCCTACCTGGGCATCTACATCAG ATTGTCGAGCAAATGGATGCAGGATCTGTGCCACTCGTACCGCACGCCCTCCCTGGAGGAGCTGAGCTCCCTCCACTGCCATGGTCCGATCGGCGGTGCCTATTCGCTGATGAAGCTGCACGAGAACGGGGACAAGTGCGGCAGCTATATTGTACGCGAATGCGATCGAGAATACAACATATACTACATTGATATCAACACCAAAAT CATGGCCAAGAAAACCGATCAGGAGCGCTGCAAGACGGAGACATTCAGGATCGGGCGCAAGGACTCGCAGTGGAAGCTTAGCTACAACAACGGCGAGCACGTACTGAACTCGCTGCACGAAGTGGCGCACATCATCCAAGCGGACAGTCCCGATCGCTATCGCATACCCGCCTCCAAGTACGACaagccgccgctgctgctactgctgctgccaaAGAACCTAAAGGCCAAAAAGACTGACCTGCAACTGAGCGAGGCGGAGCTGCAGCGCCGCAATCCGCAGATTTTCAATCCCAGAACGGATCTGCAGTGGTATCCAG ATTCGATTTCGCTTAGCGACGATGGCATGATGTTTACGATGCGCGGCGATTGGATCCAACAGAGTCCCGTCAAGGATGTGTCCGTGACGATGAAGATGCTGAAGAGCGACGGCAATTTTATGGAGTTCTTTCGATTGGCGCAGACATGGAGCCTCATCCAGTCGCCGCAGTTCCTCAAGCTGTACGGCCTAACGCTCGCCGATCCGTACACGATGGTCATGGAGTATTCGCGGTATGGTCCGCTCAACAAGTTCCTGCACTCGACGCCCAATGTAACGCTGCATTGTCTACTGGACCTGATGCACGGATTGGTGCGCGGCATGCACTATTTGGAGGACAACAAGATTATCCACAACTACATACGATGCAGTAATCTGTACGTGACCAAGTACGATCCGAATTCGTACGTGCTAGACGCGAAAATCAGCGATCCCGGCTATCCGCGTCCCTTCCAAGAATCCGA TTCGCCATGGATACCTGTTAAGTATTATCGCAATTTGCAGGCGGCCAAAACGGATCAGTTTGCCCAGCTGTGGGCCTTCGCTACCACCATATACGAGATCTTCTCGCGCTGCAAGGAAGATCTGAGCACACTGCGCCAGGAGCAGCTACTCAGGCAGAAAAATCTCGATGGCAACATACTCAAGATGCTCGATCAGGACATCTGTCCGGCGCCGATATTCGAGACAATCATGGATGGCTGGTCCGATGATGAGACCAAGCGCTTCAGTCACCACGACATTTTCTCGCGCCTCAACACGATCAGGTCGGAAATTCTGCCCAATTATATGCCGCCACCCGAGATCGCAACGA ATGGAACTGGAGACGAGGCCGTGTTCGATAGAAGCGACCTAGCCTTCCTACCCTTTCCGCGTTCGAATATGTTGATGGTCATACCGCTGACCAGCGAATGTCGAGTGATCTACAACATGGAGAACATGATCGGGCGCGGTCACTATGGCACTGTCTACAAGGGTCATCTGGAGTTCAACGACAAGGATCAGCCGCGCGAGCAGGTGGCCATCAAAATGCTGAACACCATGCAGGTGTCGACCGACTTTCATCGCGAGATCGGCATCATGCGCACCCTCAGTCATCCGAACATAGTCAAGTTCAAGTATTGGGCAGAGAAGTCGCACTGCATCATCATGGAGTACCTGCAATCCGGTTCCTTCGACATCTACCTGCGCTTCACGGCACCCAATCTCAATAATCCACGCCTCGTCAGCTTCGCTTTAGACATTGCAAAT GGCATGAAATACTTGTCCGACATGGGACTGATCCATCGCGACCTGGCCGCCCGCAACATTTTGGTGGACCACAACGGCGATGGGGACTGCGTCAAAATCTCAGACTTCGGCCTGGCGCAGTTTGCCAATTCCGATGGATATTACTATGCGAAAAGCAAGCGGGATATTCCCATTAGATG GTACTCTCCGGAGGCCATCTCCACCTGCAGATTCTCATCGTATTCGGATGTTTGGAGCTACGGCGTGACGCTCTTCGAAATGTTCTCGCGCGGCGAGGAGCCCAACCTGGTGCCGATCCAGACATCGCAGGAGGATTTCCTCAATCGCCTTCAGAGCGGCGAACG CTTAAATCGTCCGGCCAGTTGTCCCGATTTCATTTACGACCTGATGCAGCTGTGCTGGCATGCCACGCCCCGTTCGCGGCCCAGTTTCGCGACCATCGTGGACATCATCACAAAGGAGGTGGCCACCAAGGTGACGCACCCGACGGATGGACACCAGTCGCCGACGAATCAGCCGGCGGATGCCGAGTGA
- the LOC6617664 gene encoding mitochondrial import inner membrane translocase subunit Tim8 gives MSDFENLSGNDKELQEFLLIEKQKAQVNAQIHEFNEICWEKCIGKPSTKLDHATETCLSNCVDRFIDTSLLITQRFAQMLQKRGGGDL, from the exons ATGTCCGATTTTGAGAACCTTTCCGGCAACGacaaggagctgcaggagtTCCTTTTGATCGAGAAACAGAAGGCACAGGTCAATGCGCAG ATACACGAGTTCAACGAGATCTGCTGGGAGAAGTGCATCGGCAAGCCGAGCACCAAACTGGACCACGCCACCGAGACGTGTCTGAGCAACTGCGTCGACCGATTCATCGACACCTCGCTGCTTATCACCCAGCGCTTCGCTCAGATGCTCCAAAAGCGCGGTGGCGGCGACCTGTAG